Proteins from a single region of Tachysurus vachellii isolate PV-2020 chromosome 15, HZAU_Pvac_v1, whole genome shotgun sequence:
- the LOC132858207 gene encoding olfactory receptor 52K1-like: MQDFSPPNISYTTFKLNGFLALGGWRPILSIPYFFMFLWSTISNSIIIYLVVSQKSLHAPMYVLIGFMSVVDLCWPIIFVPNLLLNFLFDWNGISLVNCLIQMFCIQIIGGFQSTTLVWMALDRFFAICRPLYYHKYMELHSFLKFIIVPLSRNFLIIIIMICYAGKLNFCSTNEIDHCFCEHMRLVQLACGDTSINNLIGLVSAFLIPTADFLFITASYIIIFASVMKSGKAHLKAINTCITHIIVMTVNLAFALIAFMSYRIRNNFDPNIRVFLSTMYILFPSCFNPIIYGIRITEIRKQFLKLLNNLKVLPQ; the protein is encoded by the coding sequence ATGCAAGATTTCTCACCACCAAATATTTCATACACAACTTTTAAGCTAAATGGCTTTCTGGCCTTGGGAGGATGGAGACCTATATTATCCATACCatatttcttcatgtttttatGGTCTACTATATCAAACTCTATCATAATTTATTTAGTTGTATCTCAGAAGAGTTTACACGCTCCAATGTATGTTTTAATAGGTTTTATGAGTGTTGTAGATTTGTGTTGGCCAATAATTTTCGTGCCAAATTTGTTGCTTAACTTTTTATTTGACTGGAATGGAATTTCTCTTGTGAACTGtttaatacaaatgttttgCATTCAGATTATTGGTGGATTCCAGTCTACTACACTGGTGTGGATGGCACTAGATCGGTTCTTTGCAATATGCAGACCACTTTATTATCACAAATACATGGAACTACATAGCTTTCTGAAGTTTATTATTGTGCCACTTAGCaggaattttttaattattattataatgatctGTTATGCTGGAAAATTGAATTTCTGTTCAACAAATGAGATAGATCACTGTTTTTGTGAACATATGAGATTGGTTCAGTTGGCATGTGGAGATACATCTATCAACAACTTAATTGGCCTTGTATCTGCTTTTCTTATACCAactgcagattttctttttattactgCATCATATATAATAATCTTTGCTTCTGTCATGAAATCAGGAAAAGCCCACTTGAAGGCAATCAATACCTGTATTACACATATTATTGTCATGACAGTCAATTTAGCATTTGCCTTGATTGCTTTTATGTCATACAGAATAAGAAATAATTTTGATCCCAATATTCGTGTCTTTCTGAGTACTATGTATATACTATTCCCAAGCTGTTTCAATCCAATTATTTATGGAATAAgaataactgaaataagaaaacagTTTTTAAAATTGCTGAACAATCTGAAAGTCTTACCACAGTAA
- the LOC132858164 gene encoding olfactory receptor 52K1-like: MQDFSLLNISHTTFKLNGFLALGGWRPILSIPYFLMFLLSTISNSIIIYLVVSQKSLHTPMYVLIGFMSVVDLCWPIFFVPNLLLNFLFDWNGISLVNCLIQMFCIQILGGFQSTTLVWMALDRFFAICRPLYYHKYMELHSFLKFIILPLSRNFFLNIIMISLAGKLNFCSLNEIDHCFCEHMGLVQLACGDTSINNLIGLVSAFLIPTADFLFITASYIIIFASVMKSGKAHLKAINTCITHIIVMTVNLAFALIAFMSYRIRNHFDPNIRVFLSTMYILFPSCFNPIIYGIRTTEIRKQFLKLLNNLKVLPQ; this comes from the coding sequence ATGCAAGATTTCTCACtactaaatatttcacacacaacttTTAAGCTAAATGGCTTTCTGGCCTTGGGAGGATGGAGACCTATATTATCCATACCATATTTCCTCATGTTTTTATTGTCTACTATATCAAACTCTATCATAATTTATTTAGTTGTATCTCAAAAGAGTTTACACACTCCAATGTATGTTTTAATAGGTTTTATGAGTGTTGTAGACTTGTGTTGGCCAATATTTTTCGTGCCAAATTTGTTGCTTAACTTTTTATTTGACTGGAATGGAATTTCTTTAGTGAACTGtttaatacaaatgttttgCATTCAGATTCTTGGTGGATTCCAGTCTACTACACTGGTGTGGATGGCACTAGATCGGTTCTTTGCAATATGCAGACCACTTTATTATCACAAATACATGGAACTACATAGCTTTCTGAAGTTTATTATTTTGCCACTTagcaggaatttttttttaaatattataatgatcTCTTTGGCTGGAAAATTGAATTTCTGTTCATTAAATGAGATAGATCACTGTTTTTGTGAACATATGGGCTTGGTTCAGTTGGCATGTGGAGATACATCTATCAACAACTTAATTGGCCTTGTATCTGCTTTTCTTATACCAactgcagattttctttttattactgCATCATATATAATAATCTTTGCTTCTGTCATGAAATCAGGAAAAGCCCACTTGAAGGCAATCAATACCTGTATTACACATATTATTGTCATGACAGTCAATTTAGCATTTGCCTTGATTGCTTTTATGTCATACAGAATAAGAAATCATTTTGATCCCAATATTCGTGTCTTTCTGAGTACTATGTATATACTATTCCCAAGCTGTTTCAATCCAATTATTTATGGAATAAGAacaactgaaataagaaaacagTTTTTAAAATTGCTGAACAATCTGAAAGTCTTACCACAGTAA
- the LOC132858538 gene encoding olfactory receptor 52K1-like: MLVTTKNISFTTFTFNGFLDLGEWRPFLSIPYLLMFLLSTISNSILIYLIISQRALHSPMCILIGLMAVVDLCLPIFFVPNMLLNFLFNWNGISLLGCLVQMFFIHVVGTFQSTILLWMALDRFFAICRPLYYHTYMSMNNCLKFILFPVIRNVFLIMIIVSWAGKLSYCVTNEIDHCFCEHMALVQLACGDISINNMLGLSCIFLVTTSDFFLIVVSYLIILCYVRKTGKGSVKAINTCITHIIVMTVTATFALIAFMSYRIRNNFSPSNRVFLSTMYLLFPSCFNPIIYGVRNKEIREQFLKFVYQLVS; encoded by the coding sequence ATGTTGGttacaacaaaaaatatttcatttacaacTTTTACGTTCAACGGATTTCTTGATTTGGGAGAATGGCGGCCCTTTCTTTCCATTCCTTATCTCcttatgtttttattgtctaCAATTTCAAACTCTattcttatatatttaattatttctcagAGGGCTTTGCATTCTCCTATGTGTATACTAATTGGTCTTATGGCAGTTGTAGACCTGTGTTTACCAATATTTTTTGTTCCAAATATGTTGCTTAATTTCTTATTCAACTGGAATGGAATTTCCCTTTTGGGCTGTTTGGTGcaaatgtttttcattcatgTTGTTGGCACATTTCAGTCTACTATACTGCTCTGGATGGCTCTAGATCGTTTCTTTGCTATATGCCGACCTCTTTATTACCACACATACATGTCAATGAACAACTGTCTGAAGTTTATTCTTTTTCCAGTTATCAGAAATGTGTTCTTAATTATGATAATAGTATCTTGGGCTGGAAAATTATCTTACTGTGTGACAAATGAGATAGATCACTGTTTTTGTGAACACATGGCATTAGTTCAATTGGCTTGTGGAGATATTTCCATTAACAACATGTTGGGGCTTTCATGCATTTTCCTTGTAACaacatctgatttttttttaatcgtagTATCGTATTTAATAATACTGTGCTATGTTAGAAAAACTGGCAAAGGTAGTGTAAAGGCTATTAACACTTGTATAACACATATAATTGTTATGACAGTTACTGCTACCTTTGCCTTAATTGCATTTATGTCATACAGAATCCGAAATAACTTTTCTCCCTCCAACCGTGTGTTTCTGAGCACAATGTACTTGCTTTTTCCAAGTTGTTTCAACCCAATTATATATGGAGTAcgaaacaaagaaataagagaACAATTTTTGAAATTTGTGTACCAACTTGTATCTTAA